In a genomic window of Paramicrobacterium chengjingii:
- a CDS encoding SGNH/GDSL hydrolase family protein produces the protein MTNPMLEKLVRFQNPEQQLGYARELTDDTRAALVNATTEEYRRQTEQLTMLKEDAAQSLARQEEIQRALVNTPFSRAQRILALGESSTADALSWFEILRTLFAHERADLNLEFQNLAISGATSTQVLGTVSRVARAQADWIFCMLGGNDARRFGDADGPRLVSEAETLRNLTLIRRLAVAERDVRWFWLTPTPVDEEKVAAYPYFAGIAWANHDVQRITHALTERNDPVIDSSTSVLVADAYGDDGLHTTISAQTELARKVLTTLEG, from the coding sequence GTGACGAATCCGATGCTGGAGAAGCTCGTTCGATTTCAGAACCCGGAACAACAGCTCGGCTACGCACGAGAACTGACAGATGACACCCGCGCTGCGCTCGTCAACGCAACAACCGAGGAATACCGGCGACAGACCGAACAACTCACGATGCTGAAAGAAGATGCCGCGCAATCGCTCGCGAGGCAGGAGGAGATTCAACGTGCCCTCGTCAACACGCCGTTCTCACGCGCGCAGCGAATCCTCGCTCTTGGCGAAAGTTCTACTGCTGACGCACTGTCGTGGTTTGAAATTCTTCGCACGCTCTTTGCCCACGAGCGTGCCGATCTGAATCTGGAGTTTCAGAACCTCGCGATTTCCGGTGCCACATCGACGCAGGTGCTCGGCACAGTGTCCAGGGTCGCGCGAGCACAGGCAGACTGGATCTTCTGCATGCTCGGTGGAAACGATGCGCGGCGCTTTGGTGACGCTGACGGCCCGCGTCTCGTCAGTGAAGCGGAGACATTGCGCAACCTCACGCTGATTCGACGTCTTGCGGTTGCAGAGCGCGATGTGCGCTGGTTCTGGCTGACCCCAACGCCGGTTGATGAAGAGAAAGTGGCGGCATATCCATACTTTGCCGGCATCGCATGGGCAAATCACGATGTGCAGAGGATCACTCATGCCCTCACCGAGCGGAACGACCCAGTCATCGACTCCTCCACCTCCGTTCTGGTTGCGGACGCGTACGGCGACGACGGACTGCACACCACGATCAGCGCACAGACCGAACTCGCCAGGAAGGTACTCACCACACTCGAGGGGTGA
- a CDS encoding DUF4190 domain-containing protein, whose protein sequence is MSQTPPPPAPNPYQGAPAPQDKWNVLSIVSFVGSLIGFSIIAAVLGFVSLSQIKKTGEKGRGLALAAVIIGLIAVVIQIIAIIIAITAIGAASTIEYSTY, encoded by the coding sequence ATGTCTCAGACACCTCCGCCTCCTGCACCGAATCCGTATCAGGGAGCGCCCGCGCCACAAGACAAGTGGAACGTGCTCTCGATCGTGTCGTTCGTCGGTTCGCTGATCGGGTTCTCGATCATCGCTGCTGTGCTCGGCTTCGTCTCGCTGTCGCAGATCAAGAAGACCGGTGAAAAGGGCCGTGGTCTCGCGCTCGCCGCTGTGATCATCGGTCTCATCGCCGTTGTGATTCAGATCATCGCCATCATCATCGCCATTACGGCGATCGGAGCGGCCAGCACGATCGAGTACTCGACGTACTGA
- the hemE gene encoding uroporphyrinogen decarboxylase → MHLDSGHPLAAGLTHDSRLIRAYRGDRPETTPVWFMRQAGRSLPEYRELRVGTAMLDACLTPAMASEITLQPVRRHTVDAAVFFSDIVVPLKLVGVDVEIVPGKGPVMGAPVRNNDELEALVSLDPAVLDDTLSPVIEAVRLTVAELANIPGTAGPTPLVGFAGAPFTLAAYLIEGGPSKDHMRARALMHSDPVAWARLMAWCADVTGRFLRAQVLAGASAAQLFDSWAGSLSLTDYSNSVAPASARTLEYVHDLEYSRDGRTHGVPIVHFGVGTGELLKTMHEVGADTVGVDYRTPLDVASRRLGGTVPLQGNVDPAMLFAPWDVLEKHVLEVLRRGESAPSHVVNLGHGVPPDADPEALTRIVELVHSR, encoded by the coding sequence GTGCATCTTGATTCCGGCCACCCCCTCGCGGCGGGCCTCACCCACGATTCCCGACTGATCCGCGCCTACCGGGGCGATCGCCCGGAGACGACGCCCGTTTGGTTTATGCGCCAGGCCGGGCGATCGCTGCCGGAATACCGGGAGCTGCGCGTCGGCACGGCGATGCTCGACGCGTGCCTCACCCCCGCGATGGCGAGCGAGATCACGCTGCAGCCGGTGCGCAGACACACGGTAGACGCCGCGGTATTCTTCTCAGACATCGTGGTTCCGTTGAAGCTCGTCGGCGTCGATGTGGAGATCGTGCCGGGGAAGGGGCCCGTCATGGGCGCCCCCGTGCGCAACAATGACGAGCTCGAGGCGCTGGTATCGCTCGACCCCGCTGTGCTCGATGACACGCTTTCTCCGGTGATCGAGGCTGTGCGCCTGACCGTTGCCGAGCTCGCGAACATTCCCGGAACGGCTGGCCCGACACCGCTTGTCGGATTCGCCGGAGCGCCCTTCACACTTGCCGCATATCTGATCGAGGGCGGCCCGTCAAAAGACCACATGCGAGCTCGTGCACTGATGCACAGCGATCCCGTTGCCTGGGCGCGGCTGATGGCGTGGTGCGCCGACGTCACCGGACGCTTTCTGCGTGCGCAGGTGCTGGCCGGAGCATCAGCTGCGCAGCTGTTCGACTCGTGGGCGGGAAGCCTCTCACTCACCGACTACAGCAACAGCGTCGCGCCGGCATCCGCTCGAACACTCGAATACGTGCATGACCTTGAGTACTCGCGCGATGGCCGCACACACGGCGTGCCGATCGTTCATTTCGGTGTCGGAACAGGCGAGCTGCTGAAGACGATGCATGAGGTGGGGGCAGACACTGTCGGTGTCGATTACCGTACACCGCTCGACGTGGCCTCTCGACGGCTCGGAGGCACGGTGCCTCTGCAGGGCAATGTCGACCCCGCGATGCTTTTTGCGCCGTGGGACGTTCTCGAAAAGCACGTGCTCGAGGTGCTTCGCCGCGGCGAGTCGGCACCGTCGCACGTGGTCAACCTCGGTCACGGTGTGCCACCGGACGCCGACCCCGAGGCTCTGACGCGCATCGTCGAGTTGGTGCACAGCCGATGA
- a CDS encoding MarR family winged helix-turn-helix transcriptional regulator has protein sequence MEPDPSSNVDVRASSRRVAFLLSQVGGLAASKFAERVSDLGVTPSDVGLLRVIATTPGLSQRGLADALGVGPSRVVALVDGLEDRGLVERTRSETDRRNHELRLTDAGRSVMTAMRTVGAAHERDLLAALTDEERIFLGEILAKVAEANQLLPDVHPGFHRTTKR, from the coding sequence ATGGAACCCGACCCGTCTTCGAACGTGGACGTGCGCGCATCCTCTCGGCGCGTTGCGTTTCTGCTCTCTCAAGTTGGCGGCCTCGCTGCCTCGAAATTCGCCGAACGTGTGAGCGATCTCGGCGTCACCCCGAGCGATGTCGGCCTGCTTCGCGTGATTGCGACGACTCCGGGGCTCAGTCAGCGCGGGTTGGCTGATGCACTCGGCGTCGGGCCCAGCCGGGTTGTCGCCCTCGTCGACGGCCTCGAGGACAGAGGGCTTGTCGAGCGCACTCGAAGCGAGACGGATAGGCGCAATCACGAATTGCGATTGACCGATGCCGGCCGCTCAGTGATGACGGCAATGCGCACCGTTGGTGCCGCGCACGAACGTGACCTCCTCGCGGCGCTCACGGATGAGGAGCGAATTTTCCTTGGCGAGATTCTCGCAAAGGTCGCCGAAGCCAATCAACTTCTACCCGACGTGCATCCCGGGTTCCACAGGACGACGAAGCGCTGA
- a CDS encoding glutamyl-tRNA reductase: MSLTASHKNASFDLLEQLSSQVDVTSMLARVTDATAAVKGGILVSTCNRFELYVDVDDQHPDALADAVEAATDAIAEQCEVPAEALSSTWHVTTKQDTAEHLFSVASGLESVVVGEGEIAGQVRRSLEHARGAGTTTSDLERLFQHASTTSRGVKNRTPLGQAGRSIVRLSLELAASRVTDWSTARVLLVGTGAYAGASLAALRDRGVTDVSVYSGSGRGAEFAASHSIRHVDPDGLHTAIASSDVIITCTVSEDYVLNAELLQRARIEFALSHSQAHVHEALHRDETPGCPVNHDAYQLVIDLGLPRNVDPDVGDVYGVELLDLETIRIHAPLEELQATDTARTIVRAAARNFTRAAAEESLSPAVVALRRRAHVVLNEEIARVQRGDPDGTAAAALRHMMGRLLHKPTSRAREFARSGEHDRYLDALSVLFDLDVDIPSDAAPEQTSA; encoded by the coding sequence ATGAGTCTGACGGCGAGTCACAAAAACGCTTCTTTCGATCTGCTGGAGCAATTGTCTTCGCAGGTCGATGTCACGTCGATGCTCGCGCGCGTCACCGATGCGACTGCCGCCGTCAAAGGCGGCATCCTCGTCTCCACCTGCAACCGCTTCGAACTGTATGTCGACGTCGACGACCAGCATCCGGATGCTCTCGCCGACGCCGTGGAAGCGGCAACCGACGCGATCGCCGAGCAATGCGAAGTGCCAGCCGAGGCACTCTCGTCGACGTGGCATGTCACAACGAAGCAAGACACCGCGGAGCATCTGTTCTCTGTGGCGTCTGGCCTTGAGTCCGTCGTCGTGGGGGAAGGCGAAATCGCCGGTCAGGTGCGCCGTTCGCTGGAGCACGCGCGAGGAGCAGGAACGACGACGTCAGATCTCGAGCGGCTCTTTCAGCACGCGTCGACGACATCGCGCGGGGTCAAGAACCGCACTCCGCTTGGGCAAGCCGGTCGCTCGATTGTGCGTCTGTCGCTCGAACTCGCTGCAAGCCGCGTCACCGACTGGTCGACCGCCCGGGTTCTGCTTGTCGGCACCGGAGCGTATGCGGGCGCAAGCCTCGCCGCGCTCCGTGACCGCGGCGTCACCGATGTCAGCGTCTACTCGGGGTCAGGCAGAGGTGCCGAGTTCGCGGCAAGCCACAGCATCCGTCATGTCGACCCCGACGGCCTTCACACGGCCATCGCGTCGAGCGATGTCATCATCACCTGCACGGTCTCCGAAGACTATGTGCTCAACGCCGAGCTTCTGCAGCGCGCCCGCATCGAGTTCGCGCTCTCTCACTCGCAGGCTCACGTTCACGAAGCGCTTCACCGAGACGAGACACCAGGCTGCCCGGTGAATCACGACGCGTACCAACTCGTGATCGACCTCGGTCTCCCGCGCAACGTCGACCCGGATGTCGGCGACGTGTACGGCGTCGAGCTGCTTGACCTCGAGACCATTCGCATCCACGCGCCCCTCGAAGAGCTGCAGGCAACAGACACCGCGCGCACCATCGTGCGAGCAGCTGCTCGCAACTTCACACGCGCCGCCGCCGAAGAATCGCTCTCCCCCGCGGTCGTCGCGTTGCGTCGCCGAGCCCACGTGGTGCTCAACGAGGAGATCGCGCGCGTTCAGCGGGGCGATCCCGATGGAACGGCGGCGGCTGCACTGCGTCACATGATGGGGCGCCTGCTGCACAAGCCCACATCCCGTGCGCGCGAATTCGCCCGCAGCGGCGAGCACGACCGCTACCTCGATGCGCTCAGCGTGCTCTTCGACCTTGACGTCGACATTCCATCGGATGCCGCGCCAGAGCAGACGTCCGCTTAA
- a CDS encoding NUDIX hydrolase, protein MTSDATPTDTTRLTTLPDIIVAAVAIIRDRRVLMVTARGRDVVFMPGGKVDAGETLVEAAQRESREEISVGLEPHTVREAFTVVTQAHGEPEGRMVRMTMFTGVPDAEPRPAAEVSALHWISSAELHRCPPAGAEVVRRLAASGLID, encoded by the coding sequence GTGACTTCTGACGCGACCCCCACAGACACCACTCGCCTCACAACGCTGCCCGACATCATCGTCGCCGCCGTTGCGATCATTCGCGATCGCCGAGTGCTGATGGTCACAGCGCGCGGCCGCGACGTCGTGTTCATGCCGGGCGGAAAGGTCGACGCCGGCGAGACGCTCGTCGAGGCAGCTCAGCGCGAGTCACGCGAGGAGATCTCTGTCGGTCTCGAGCCGCATACCGTCCGCGAGGCGTTTACCGTCGTAACGCAGGCACACGGCGAGCCCGAAGGCCGAATGGTGCGCATGACGATGTTCACGGGAGTCCCGGATGCCGAGCCTCGGCCGGCTGCGGAGGTCAGCGCCCTGCACTGGATCAGCTCCGCGGAGCTGCACCGGTGCCCACCGGCGGGTGCAGAAGTGGTGCGACGCCTCGCGGCATCCGGTCTCATCGACTGA
- a CDS encoding glycine--tRNA ligase, whose translation MAASSRLDAVIALARHRGFVFQAGEIYGGSRSAWDYGPLGVELKENIKRQWWQYFVRGREDMVGLDSSVILPKAVWEASGHVATFTDPLVECQQCHKRHRQDHLIETFEDKKGRAPKDGMSEIPCPDCGTKGRWTEPQMFSGLVKTFLGPVDSEAGLTYLRPETAQGIFVNFNNVITAARKKPPFGIGQIGKAFRNEITPGNFIFRTREFEQMEIEFFTAPEDADSWYAEWVDTCWNWFIDLGIDPENMRQFDVPDGERAHYSAGTIDFEYRFGFTGNEWGELMGVANRTDFDLRAHSQGSGTELSYFNQASGERFTPYVIEPSFGLTRSMMAFLVDSYTEDEAPNTKGGVDKRTVLKLDPRLAPVKAAVLPLSRNEKLSPLAREVGDSLRQQWNVDFDDAGAIGRRYRRQDEIGTPFCITVDFDSLDDKAVTVRDRDTMQQERVALDRLYGYLAERLKGA comes from the coding sequence GTGGCCGCTTCCAGCAGACTCGACGCCGTCATCGCCCTCGCCCGCCATCGCGGGTTCGTTTTTCAAGCGGGTGAGATCTACGGTGGGTCACGTTCTGCTTGGGATTACGGGCCACTCGGCGTGGAGCTGAAAGAGAACATCAAGCGCCAGTGGTGGCAGTACTTCGTCCGCGGCCGCGAAGACATGGTCGGTCTCGACTCGTCGGTGATTCTGCCGAAGGCCGTGTGGGAGGCTTCCGGGCACGTCGCTACGTTCACTGACCCGCTCGTCGAATGTCAGCAGTGCCACAAGCGGCACCGCCAGGATCACCTCATCGAGACGTTTGAAGACAAGAAGGGTCGCGCCCCCAAAGACGGGATGAGCGAGATTCCCTGCCCCGACTGCGGCACGAAGGGGCGCTGGACCGAGCCGCAGATGTTCTCGGGACTCGTCAAGACGTTTCTCGGCCCCGTCGATTCTGAAGCCGGCCTCACCTACCTGCGTCCCGAGACGGCACAGGGCATCTTCGTCAACTTCAACAACGTGATCACGGCTGCACGCAAGAAGCCGCCGTTCGGAATCGGCCAGATCGGCAAGGCGTTTCGCAACGAGATTACGCCGGGCAACTTCATCTTCCGTACCCGCGAGTTCGAGCAGATGGAGATTGAGTTCTTTACGGCACCGGAGGACGCAGACAGCTGGTACGCGGAGTGGGTTGACACCTGCTGGAACTGGTTCATCGACCTCGGAATAGACCCAGAGAACATGCGTCAGTTCGACGTGCCAGACGGTGAGCGAGCGCATTACTCGGCGGGAACGATCGACTTCGAGTATCGTTTCGGCTTCACCGGAAACGAGTGGGGCGAGCTCATGGGCGTCGCCAACCGAACCGACTTCGACCTCAGGGCGCACTCGCAAGGCTCCGGCACGGAGCTCAGCTACTTCAACCAGGCGTCAGGCGAACGATTCACCCCGTACGTGATCGAGCCGTCGTTCGGTCTCACCCGCTCGATGATGGCGTTCCTCGTCGATTCCTACACCGAAGACGAGGCACCCAACACCAAGGGTGGCGTCGACAAGCGCACGGTTCTCAAGCTCGACCCCCGCCTCGCCCCGGTCAAGGCAGCCGTTCTGCCGCTCAGCCGCAACGAGAAGCTCTCTCCACTCGCACGCGAGGTGGGCGATTCGCTGCGGCAGCAGTGGAACGTTGACTTCGACGACGCGGGTGCGATCGGCCGGAGGTATCGCAGGCAGGACGAGATCGGAACGCCGTTCTGCATCACCGTCGACTTTGACTCTCTCGACGACAAGGCAGTGACGGTGCGCGATCGCGACACGATGCAGCAGGAGCGCGTTGCGCTCGATCGCCTGTATGGTTACCTCGCAGAAAGACTTAAGGGCGCATAG
- a CDS encoding TetR/AcrR family transcriptional regulator — protein sequence MPKIVDAEARREAIADSVLAVIAREGLRAATLSSIAAESGLAVGSVRHYFAGHGELLTFAAEALVDRTTARLYAHLASLAAAGSADARRAAAVDMLCEVLPLDGVREIEAAVWLEFAVAARLSTELAHPIDILHDGLRALVTRIITAGAQSGRFRVGIDVDVEIARLHALVDGLVLHGVLASKTDAVALSRRVIETHLETLLAR from the coding sequence ATGCCCAAGATCGTGGATGCTGAGGCCAGGCGCGAGGCCATCGCTGACTCCGTACTCGCTGTCATTGCCCGAGAAGGGCTCCGCGCCGCGACGCTCTCATCGATCGCCGCTGAGTCGGGTCTCGCCGTCGGTTCAGTACGGCACTATTTTGCCGGACACGGCGAGCTTCTGACGTTTGCAGCGGAGGCTCTCGTCGATCGCACAACGGCTCGGCTCTACGCCCACCTCGCCTCGCTCGCCGCTGCGGGCTCGGCTGACGCGCGCCGTGCTGCGGCCGTCGACATGCTTTGCGAGGTTCTGCCGCTTGACGGAGTTCGCGAGATTGAAGCTGCAGTGTGGTTGGAATTCGCGGTAGCAGCTCGCCTCTCCACAGAACTCGCGCACCCGATCGACATACTTCACGATGGCCTGCGCGCCCTCGTGACGCGCATCATCACGGCGGGGGCGCAGTCGGGGCGCTTTCGCGTGGGAATCGACGTCGATGTCGAGATCGCCCGCCTGCACGCGCTGGTCGACGGACTTGTTCTGCACGGTGTGCTGGCATCGAAAACGGACGCCGTGGCGCTGAGCCGCCGAGTGATCGAGACGCACCTGGAGACCCTGCTCGCGCGGTGA
- a CDS encoding NADP-dependent isocitrate dehydrogenase, whose amino-acid sequence MATIIYTHTDEAPMLATHSFLPVVQAFASKAGVEVETRDISLAGRIIAAFSDVLPEEQRGADALAELGALAKTPEANIIKLPNISASVPQLKAVVAELQAQGVALPDFPDEPSTAAERDARARYDSVKGSAVNPVLREGNSDRRAPRSVKEYARKHPHSMGAWKSDSKTDVATMTAGDFFHNEKSVTMPADDVLQIRLVTDDGVTVLKDGLKVLAGEIVDGTFMSAKALDAFLAEQVARAKHEGVLFSAHLKATMMKVSDPIIFGHVVRAVLPEVFSTYGEQLAAAGLTPDNGLGGILAGLDTLPADVADGVRAAVKDGFEAAPQIAMVDSDKGITNLHVPSDVIVDASMPAMIRGGGIMWDADGNAAETLAVIPDSSYAGVYKTVVDDCKANGAFDPTTMGSVPNVGLMAQKAEEYGSHDKTFVIPAVGSVEVVNSAGNVIIQHDVEPGDIWRACQAKDIPVRDWVRLAVERARLSDTPAIFWLDEARAHDAELIAKVNDELPKHDTDGLDIRILSPNDATKVSIDRIREGLDTISVTGNVLRDYNTDLFPILELGTSAKMLSVVPLLAGGGLFETGAGGSAPKHVQQLIEQNHLRWDSLGEFMALAESFRHLARVADNRRAAVLGETLDAATATFLGENKSPSRKAGERDNRGSHYWLARYWAEELAQQTDDAPLAAALKPIAEKFEAQSDQIEKELLEVQGSSVDLGGYYRPDEAKVDAVMRPSATLNSILNTLHD is encoded by the coding sequence ATGGCGACCATCATCTATACACACACCGACGAAGCTCCCATGCTCGCGACGCACTCGTTCCTGCCGGTCGTGCAGGCATTTGCGAGCAAAGCAGGCGTCGAAGTGGAGACCCGCGACATCTCGCTTGCGGGACGCATCATCGCAGCGTTCTCCGACGTGCTGCCCGAAGAGCAGCGTGGGGCCGACGCGCTCGCCGAGCTCGGTGCGCTCGCCAAGACCCCCGAGGCGAACATCATCAAGCTGCCCAACATCTCGGCGTCCGTCCCTCAGCTGAAGGCCGTGGTCGCCGAGCTTCAGGCACAGGGCGTTGCGCTTCCTGACTTCCCAGACGAACCGTCGACAGCCGCCGAGCGCGACGCTCGCGCTCGTTATGACAGCGTCAAGGGCAGTGCCGTCAACCCGGTGCTTCGCGAGGGCAACTCCGACCGCCGCGCACCGCGTTCCGTCAAGGAATACGCGCGCAAGCACCCACACTCCATGGGCGCGTGGAAGTCCGACAGCAAGACAGACGTCGCCACAATGACCGCGGGTGACTTCTTTCACAACGAGAAGTCCGTCACGATGCCCGCCGACGACGTTCTGCAGATCCGCCTCGTCACAGACGACGGCGTCACTGTGCTGAAGGACGGTCTGAAGGTGCTTGCGGGCGAGATCGTCGACGGCACGTTCATGAGCGCGAAGGCGCTCGATGCCTTCCTTGCCGAGCAGGTCGCCCGGGCGAAGCACGAGGGCGTGCTGTTCTCGGCACACCTGAAGGCCACCATGATGAAGGTGTCCGATCCGATCATCTTCGGCCACGTCGTGCGCGCCGTTCTTCCCGAGGTCTTCTCGACGTACGGGGAGCAGCTCGCCGCGGCCGGTCTGACACCGGACAACGGCCTTGGCGGCATCCTCGCTGGTCTCGACACTCTGCCGGCAGACGTTGCCGATGGTGTTCGCGCCGCTGTGAAGGACGGCTTCGAGGCAGCCCCCCAGATCGCCATGGTCGATTCCGACAAGGGCATCACAAACCTGCACGTGCCCTCCGACGTGATCGTGGATGCGTCGATGCCGGCGATGATTCGCGGCGGCGGCATTATGTGGGACGCCGACGGCAACGCTGCTGAGACCCTCGCTGTCATTCCCGACAGCTCGTACGCCGGCGTCTACAAGACCGTCGTCGACGACTGCAAGGCGAACGGTGCCTTCGACCCGACGACGATGGGCTCCGTGCCGAACGTCGGGCTCATGGCTCAGAAGGCCGAGGAATACGGCAGCCACGACAAGACGTTCGTGATCCCCGCTGTCGGCTCGGTTGAGGTCGTCAACTCGGCAGGCAACGTGATCATTCAACACGACGTCGAGCCCGGCGACATCTGGCGTGCCTGCCAGGCGAAAGACATCCCCGTGCGCGATTGGGTGCGCCTCGCCGTTGAGCGGGCACGACTGTCGGACACCCCCGCCATCTTCTGGCTTGACGAGGCTCGCGCGCACGATGCCGAGCTCATCGCCAAGGTGAACGACGAATTGCCGAAGCATGACACCGACGGGCTCGACATTCGCATTCTGAGCCCAAATGACGCGACGAAAGTCTCGATCGATCGCATTCGCGAGGGACTCGACACGATCTCGGTGACCGGCAACGTGCTGCGTGACTACAACACCGATCTGTTCCCGATTCTCGAGCTGGGCACGAGCGCCAAGATGCTCTCGGTCGTGCCGCTTCTCGCGGGCGGCGGGCTCTTCGAGACCGGTGCCGGCGGCTCTGCTCCGAAGCACGTGCAGCAGCTCATCGAGCAGAATCACCTGCGCTGGGACTCGCTCGGCGAGTTCATGGCGCTTGCCGAATCGTTCCGTCACTTGGCGCGGGTCGCAGACAACCGTCGTGCGGCGGTGCTGGGAGAGACCCTGGATGCCGCGACAGCGACGTTCCTCGGCGAGAACAAGTCGCCGTCGCGCAAGGCCGGAGAGCGCGACAACCGCGGAAGCCACTACTGGCTCGCACGCTATTGGGCGGAAGAACTCGCTCAGCAGACGGACGATGCTCCGCTTGCCGCCGCGTTGAAGCCGATCGCCGAGAAGTTCGAGGCGCAGTCCGACCAGATCGAGAAGGAACTGCTCGAGGTTCAGGGAAGCTCGGTCGACCTCGGCGGCTACTACCGCCCGGACGAGGCGAAGGTCGACGCGGTGATGCGCCCGTCGGCGACGCTCAACAGCATCCTGAATACGCTGCACGACTGA
- a CDS encoding hydroxyacid dehydrogenase, translating into MIGPLRVINAVLPGTLTASSETYLARSLSDIADVVTDVESFDSPNVSAALAESQVIVTGWGTQRIDSSVLALAPKLRCILHVGGTVKDLLAPEVWSKGIAVSSSVDANALPVAEYTLAMILMANKRILPIARRYRSERAFIDQAQLGVTGNYRRRIGIVGASRIGRRVVDLLAPFDLDVVLYDPTLTAAEIRDLGAEPSTLDALCATCDVVSVHAPALASTEGMISRTLIDSIAADATLINTSRGSIIDQDALVDRVLRGDLHAVLDVTTPWVLASDHPFYEHPNVLLTPHIAGSVGSEVDRMIDVQLAELRRFASGERLAHPVALSSLGTAA; encoded by the coding sequence ATGATCGGGCCGCTTCGCGTGATCAACGCGGTGCTTCCCGGTACCCTCACTGCATCGTCGGAAACCTATCTCGCTCGATCGCTCTCAGACATCGCCGACGTCGTGACCGATGTCGAGAGCTTTGATTCGCCGAACGTGAGCGCGGCGCTCGCTGAATCGCAGGTCATTGTCACGGGGTGGGGCACGCAGCGCATCGACAGCAGTGTGCTCGCCCTCGCTCCGAAGCTGCGCTGCATTCTGCACGTGGGCGGCACGGTCAAAGACCTTCTCGCGCCAGAGGTGTGGAGCAAGGGGATCGCTGTGTCGTCTTCCGTCGACGCCAATGCCCTGCCCGTCGCAGAGTACACACTGGCCATGATCTTGATGGCGAACAAGCGCATTCTGCCCATCGCCCGCCGGTACCGCTCAGAGCGCGCCTTCATCGACCAAGCGCAGCTCGGAGTGACCGGCAACTATCGTCGCCGCATCGGGATCGTCGGGGCGTCGCGCATCGGGCGACGCGTTGTCGATCTGCTCGCCCCCTTCGATCTCGACGTCGTGCTCTACGATCCAACGCTCACGGCTGCCGAGATTCGCGACCTTGGGGCGGAGCCCTCGACCCTTGACGCCCTGTGTGCGACATGCGACGTCGTCTCGGTTCATGCCCCCGCGCTCGCGTCGACCGAAGGCATGATCTCACGAACGCTTATCGACTCGATTGCGGCAGACGCAACCCTCATCAATACGTCGCGAGGGTCGATTATCGATCAGGATGCTCTCGTGGATCGCGTTCTTCGCGGTGACCTTCACGCTGTGCTTGACGTGACGACGCCGTGGGTGCTCGCCTCGGATCATCCGTTTTACGAGCATCCCAACGTCCTCTTGACCCCGCACATCGCGGGTTCCGTCGGGAGCGAGGTTGATCGCATGATCGACGTGCAGCTTGCCGAGCTGAGGCGCTTTGCATCGGGGGAGCGTCTCGCTCACCCCGTGGCGCTCAGCAGCCTGGGCACGGCGGCCTGA